A part of Papaver somniferum cultivar HN1 unplaced genomic scaffold, ASM357369v1 unplaced-scaffold_118, whole genome shotgun sequence genomic DNA contains:
- the LOC113330476 gene encoding uncharacterized protein LOC113330476, whose protein sequence is MNTLNETPTTNATATPTTSTTQQTEVGSSSQAASHTNESETATPTSKGRAEAVEVGDSKKKHGRHLNRCLKNPNRKKEKGQPSLLMPPPKPGQDGKLIARTYNYDRLRRRLVEWIIMDEIPFRKVEGSGFVALMQEAQPRFKNWKLQKRILLFCQVEGHTCIAIGEKLVDCLEDWGLKDIFGVTLDNVSANTVAMDHLKQVVTSWTRSPIRAKYLHIDKDFQERFIFEQDKESVLPSDADIEEAIASDDILEEVVEDMEEDEEVEDMEEEVNKKKKKKVKTHAPYAEDWSYARGLVKCLKVFFDATVNFSASTQVTTHSFLWELVFIHEQLIEFR, encoded by the exons ATGAACACATTAAATGAAACTCCAACTACAAATGCAACTGCAACTCCAACTACAAGTACAACTCAACAAACAGaagttggatcatcctctcaagctgcatctcacACAAATGAATCTGAAACTGCAACTCCAACAAGTAAAGGCAGAGCTGaagcagttgaagttggtgatagcAAAAAGAAGCACGGCAGA CATTTGAATAGATGTCTAAAGAATCCTAATAGGAAGAAAGAAAAGGGACAACCATCTCTGTTGATGCCACCCCCAAAACCAGGTCAGGATGGTAAACTTATTGCTCGTACTTACAATTATGATAGGTTAAGAAGGCGTCTTGTTGAGTGGATAATTATGGATGAAATTCCTTTTAGAAAAGTAGAAGGGTCAGGCTTTGTGGCATTGATGCAAGAGGCACAACCTAGGTTCAAG AACTGGAAACTGCAAAAGAGAATACTCTTGTTCTGTCAAGTTGAAGGTCACACATGTATTGCAATCGGTGAGAAGTTGGTGGATTGTTTGGAAGATTGGGGTCTAAAAGATATATTTGGTGTCACTCTAGACAATGTCAGCGCCAACACAGTAGCTATGGAtcatctgaagcaagttgttactagCTGGACAAGATCACCAATCAGAGCTAAATATTTACAT ATTGATAAGGACTTTCAAGAGAGGTTTATTTTTGAGCAAGACAAGGAATCTGTTTTACCAAGTGATGCTGATATTGAGGAAGCTATAGCTAGTGATGATATCTTGGAAGAAGtggttgaggatatggaagaagatgaagaggttgaggatatggaagaagaggtaaataagaagaagaaaaagaaagtaaagACTCATGCTCCTTATGCAGAAGATTGGTCTTATGCTAGAGGTCTTGTGAAGTGTTTAAAGGTATTCTTCGATGCAACTGTCAATTTTTCTGCTTCTACACAAGTCACTACTCATTCTTTCTTATGGGAGTTGGTATTCATCCATGAACAATTAATTGAATTTAGATAA